AATTGCGAACATGTTCGAATCTTTTCGAGCAGAATTCGAACTCGAGctttaattcaaaataaattcgAGCGGAAATTCAAATCGAGCTcgataaaaataattcaaaccgAATTCTAGCATTTAAATTTACgtcatattcgattcgtttacaACCCTAACCATGTTGACCGTAGAAAGTGTTTCGACATGGTTCAATAAAGCTTATACCGTCATTCCTTGAATTATAAAAGCACATACATACTCCTCTGTTGTTCTTTGTCACGGTCTATTGGAAAATTCCATCTTAAGATGGGATACTACCTTCTCAGCAGGATCAATTGTTAGGATTTGACCAATTTTATATAACACCCACACGAAAATAATATGCATCCAAATTTTAACCATTCCCGGTTCGGGTCGTCTTTCACCGGTCTACTACATTTGGACGATCAGAACATGAAGATATTTGATGATAACTGCACAGATCTTGTCTTTCTTGAAAATCAAATAGCCTTTTTTTGTTGTGTgaacattttatttaattaaaaagaaaaaaaaaaagtgggcgGCTAGGAACTCAATCTCCATTCGATTGCCCAATTTAACCACACAAAAGCCCATGGAACAAAACATTGAGCGCTAATGGATCAAAGCTAGTGACCTCGGAGGGAAGGAGATAAACCCTAGCACGCGACTCCGCCGTTGCCTATGTTCTCTGTAAATCTTATCTTTACATCTCTCCGCCACTCGCTCTCTTTCGATTtctttgtttcttgtttttccGATATCTAAATTTTCATTTCTCTGTGTATGTGCGGTACACATTTCCTCCACATACGTAATCTCTGTTTTCTGCAGTTCTTCTTGTTTTGAGATCTATTTCGTCGTTGTTTCAGTTTCATCAAGATTTTTCTCAGGTTGTTTTTCAATTTGACCTTCATTTTGCTGattgatttataaattttagtcctttatgattttatgtttgcGAGTCTCTGATGATTTTCAATATCACCAGTTTTGTTTTAATGATTTATCTTGATGTGCTTGCGATTGTCTGAGGAAGTGTAACGGTGTAATAGAGGAAGCTTCTggttatttcatgaaatttctGTATAGTTGTGGTATGATATTAATCGGGAAGCTATGATCTATTTTTTAATATGGTTTAGCCTCGTGCATGTAATTTAAAGTAATGCTCTTGCTGTGTTATTTATTCCTGTGTATTAGAGCGTGTCTATTTTTATATAAACTAACTATAGCGCTTAGGAGCTTTCAATGAAGAAGAATACTCTGCTCGATCTTTCATCTTATAATAATGTGCAAATTTTGTGATATTGATGGGCACCGCTCAGTGGAAGTCGATTCAATTGAAAGGGGTCCTAATTTTGCAGGCTTTATTACAATGAGAGATATATCGGATTGGCAGCTGCGTATGGTAAGTTGTTCCTTGCTTTCTATTCCAATGGATTCAATAATCCGGATTTcatgtatttttctttttatggtCGAGGAAAGAAAAGTCAGCCTCAAACTTCTTACTACATTATTATTGGGATTAATACTCTATATTATATCAAATGTACATACATCATGTTTAGGCATGACCTTCGAACAATAACCATTGTTTAAATTTGTTGACAGATGTGCGATAAATATCAAACTGTACGTGACTCTAAGTGCGTTACATGGGTGACAATGCTTGATGAATCTAATACGGAAGACGTCAGCGATTTGGCGGAACTAGCCTTAGACTCCTACAATCAGTCAGAAGTTAGacaaattatttgatattattaaccGTTTTGTTTATTGAATAGTTGAAATCATTTTGTTTTGCATATTTTTGGGTTGGTTGCAGCAAAAGAATTTCAAACTCGAGAAAGTTTGCAAGTTAAACCGcaaaaatgtatttttctgcATGACATTCAGGGCAAGAAATGCTGAAACTGATGAGTGCCGTCTTTTTCGAGGTGTTGTCTTATTTGATGATGTACTGCTTTGTGAGATCATGGTACATGCGCCATTTTTCCCTATTCAATTTTTGTTACTGTTTTAGTTGAGTTCTATGCTATCATTGTTCCCGGTTTATCCGAGTGTTCAATGTTACGTGTTTTGCTGATGGAGATACCTAACAAAATATCTTAGTTCACAATCTTGAACACTCCATCTTAGTATAAGTGCCAAGTGTGGAGATTAAAACCAAatcaaaactaaataaaatcctTAGTCTGTATGTTCATCACGAAAGTTGGATACACTGGGTCCTTTCATCTTTCAAACTAGGGATGGTCGGCTTCTTTTAATGGAATGTTAGCTATGTGATTATATCTCTAATTCAGTTGCCGTCTCATAGTCAATAACCATAAGATATGGGATGGACATAGGTAAAAGATAAAAGACAAAGCAGAGATATGTTTCACTCTGGTCGACAAGTTCTGGAT
This sequence is a window from Primulina huaijiensis isolate GDHJ02 chromosome 13, ASM1229523v2, whole genome shotgun sequence. Protein-coding genes within it:
- the LOC140991499 gene encoding uncharacterized protein isoform X6 — translated: MRDISDWQLRMMCDKYQTVRDSKCVTWVTMLDESNTEDVSDLAELALDSYNQSEQKNFKLEKVCKLNRKNVFFCMTFRARNAETDECRLFRGVVLFDDVLLCEIMFFRMVIRLRVLEIMLPHHFKARKLTTLARGTMHPQNLSLQGGGSDCC
- the LOC140991499 gene encoding uncharacterized protein isoform X1, producing MCKFCDIDGHRSVEVDSIERGPNFAGFITMRDISDWQLRMMCDKYQTVRDSKCVTWVTMLDESNTEDVSDLAELALDSYNQSEQKNFKLEKVCKLNRKNVFFCMTFRARNAETDECRLFRGVVLFDDVLLCEIMFFRMVIRLRVLEIMLPHHFKARKLTTLARGTMHPQNLSLQGGGSDCC
- the LOC140991499 gene encoding uncharacterized protein isoform X5, encoding MCKFCDIDGHRSVEVDSIERGPNFAGFITMRDISDWQLRMMCDKYQTVRDSKCVTWVTMLDESNTEDQKNFKLEKVCKLNRKNVFFCMTFRARNAETDECRLFRGVVLFDDVLLCEIMFFRMVIRLRVLEIMLPHHFKARKLTTLARGTMHPQNLSLQGGGSDCC
- the LOC140991499 gene encoding uncharacterized protein isoform X2, producing the protein MCKFCDIDGHRSVEVDSIERGPNFAGFITMRDISDWQLRMMCDKYQTVRDSKCVTWVTMLDESNTEDVSDLAELALDSYNQSEQKNFKLEKVCKLNRKNVFFCMTFRARNAETDECRLFRGVVLFDDVLLCEIMDGDTIEGVGNHVAASFQSKEAHYPRTRYNASTKSKLARRRI
- the LOC140991499 gene encoding uncharacterized protein isoform X4; its protein translation is MCKFCDIDGHRSVEVDSIERGPNFAGFITMRDISDWQLRMMCDKYQTVRDSKCVTWVTMLDESNTEDVSDLAELALDSYNQSEQKNFKLEKVCKLNRKNVFFCMTFRARNAETDECRLFRGVVLFDDVLLCEIMDGDTIEGVGNHVAASFQSKEAHYPRTRKLARRRI
- the LOC140991499 gene encoding uncharacterized protein isoform X3, whose product is MCKFCDIDGHRSVEVDSIERGPNFAGFITMRDISDWQLRMMCDKYQTVRDSKCVTWVTMLDESNTEDVSDLAELALDSYNQSEQKNFKLEKVCKLNRKNVFFCMTFRARNAETDECRLFRGVVLFDDVLLCEIMFFRMVIRLRVLEIMLPHHFKARKLTTLARVSLQGGGSDCC